In the Magnolia sinica isolate HGM2019 chromosome 15, MsV1, whole genome shotgun sequence genome, one interval contains:
- the LOC131226881 gene encoding uncharacterized protein LOC131226881 produces the protein MDLLKYLFEKPVLMGRIAKWKLLLSKFDITYVTQKMIKGQALADHLAAHSLPDYQQLKVFFPNEDILLIKGEEERKVGEWTLFFDGAANSKGSGVGAILNSPNDVPIPISKQLAFPCTNNMAEYEACISGLREAIILNVKRLRVFGDSQFIINQMNCDWKTKDEKLIPYHVYLENLTEEFEEITFSYMPRAKNQFVDALATFASMLEILRGIAEWELTVEL, from the coding sequence ATGGACCTGTTAAAGTACTTGTTCGAGAAGCCAGTACTAATGGGCAGGATCGCAAAATGGAAACTGTTGCTTTCCaagttcgacatcacctatgttACTCAAAAAATGATTAAGGGGCAAGCACTGGCCGACCATTTAGCAGCACACTCTCTGCCTGATTATCAACAACTGAAGGTCTTCTTCCCTAACGAGGACATCCTCCTAATcaagggagaagaagaaagaaaagtaggagagtggacactcttcttcgacgGAGCCGCGAACTCAAAAGGGAGTGGAGTAGGAGCAATACTCAACTCTCCCAACGACGTCCCAATCCCCATCTCCAAACAATTAGCATTCCCCTGTACTAACAACAtggctgaatatgaagcatgcATCTCCGGTCtaagagaagccatcatcctcaacgTGAAGAGGTTGCGAGTCTTCGGAGACTCACAATTCATCATCAATCAGATGAATTGTGACTGgaagaccaaggatgaaaagtTGATCCCTTATCACGTCTATCTAGAGAATTTGACCGAGGAATTTGAAGAGATCACCTTCTCTTACATGCCTCGAGCCAAGAATCAGTTCGTGGACGCTCTGGCTACCTTCGCCTCAATGCTGGAAATCTTAAGAGGAATTGCTGAATGGGAACTCACCGTCGAACTCTAA